Below is a genomic region from Nitrosopumilus sp. b3.
AAATGTTGGGATTCCAATTACTGGTAATCCTGGAATAAAATATGGCCAAGTCGTTTTTAGACTGTGTATTTTTGCAGCAATAATATGGCCAAGTTCATGAATCCCTAAAATTCCTAATAATGATAATGTGTAGACTCCTGCCATCTCTAGAGGATCTCCAATTTCTATTATGGAATTAGTTCCTGATGTTCTATAATACCCATCAATCATTACAAATGAAATAACAACTGCAAACAATATTCTGGGAGTCCATGAGGAACTCATCCATCTTCTTTGTTTTCTTGGTGAAAATTTCTGAATGACTACGTATTTACTATCATTCCTGGCTTCTAATTTTCCCGCATAACTCATATTTTCTAATTTTCTAGCTAAATCTTCAAACTTTAATTTAAAATCAAAGTCTTCTATTCTAAACTCTAAAGAAAATTCAGTCTTTGTAAAATCACTTACCTCGAATATAGATTTGACTAATGAGATGATCTCTTCTTGTGAGGCGTCTTCCATCTCTTAATTGGCGTACCTTTCCATTAAATGGTCTTTTGGTTTAAAAATAAATATTGATGCTCTTAATCTAAAGTATGCAAGTAATTCTTAGACAATTGGGAGATTGTAATATTAGACGAGCTGAACCAAGCGATCTTATTTCTGTGATGGAAATTAATTTGAAAACACTACCAGAACATTATTCTGATTATTTCTATGAAAGCCTACTTGCAGAACTTCCAGAAGCATTCATTGTTGCAGAAATTGGAGGAAAACATGTGGGATATATAATGTGTAAAACTGAATATGGTTTTTCGAATTTTAAAAAATTAGGGTTTGTTAAAAAAGGTCATGTGGTATCCATTGCAGTTCTCAATGAATACCGAAAAAGAGGAATTGGAAATGCTCTTGTCGAGGAATCCGTAAATGGTGTAAAATTAAGAAAATGTGATGAATTTTATTTAGAAGTTCGATGTAGTAACAATGAAGCTGTTAGACTCTATGAGAAATTAGGATTTGTAATTAGACAACAATTAAACGCATATTATCGAGATGGCGAAGATGCATACCTTATGGCAATTGAATTAAATTAGTTCAAACCAATAAATAACTCTCAAAAAATTCTTCGCCATGGATAAGCGTAAAGGTATGGGTGTTACAATTTTTGTTCTTTGCATTGGTGGTTTTTTTCTTTATGCGTATTTGTTAATGCTCTCTGAATGGAGTCCTATTGTATTACAACTATCTGTATTGATGATTGCAGGTGGTATTCTTGGAGTAATTGCATGGATTGGATATGTTATGGCAACAACCAAGCCATCTCCTGCATCAATCACTTCTGAAGATTAACTATTTGAAAATTTTAACATCTACAACTGTTTGATAGTATCTAGGACCAACTGCCCTGACAATTTTTGAATTTAGAATTTCTGATTTGACCGGGGATACTTTAAGATAATGTTCTTCAGATAATTTTCCAGCGTCTGATTTTTTATCTGCATGAATATGTGAGTAGTAATGAATTATTCCCTCACTTTTTGTTGCATTAATTGCAGATTTTAAGAATTCATCAGATCTTTCTGGTAATAACATCAAGGTTCTATCTGATTTGTTCTCTAATTGCTCCTTAATGATATTTGAGGCATCTCCATTAATTGATATTATTTTTCCAACTAACTTGTTTAATCCAATATTTTTTTCACAGAGTTTTGAGGCAACCGGATTGATATCTAAACTGTAAACTGTACATTTTTTCTTTTTTGCAGCAATTATTGAAAACATTCCAACTCCAGCAAACATGTTAGTCACAGTTTCTCCTTCTTGAATCAAATTTGCAATTCTGTCCCTTTCTGTTGAAAGCCTAGGTGAAAAAAACGCTTTTTCCACATCTACAATAAATTTACATCCGAATTCTTTGTATTCGGTTTCGGTATTGTCTTCTCCTGCTATTATCTCTAGATTTCGAGTACGAAAATCCCCCTCAACATCTGATGCTTGATAATATACACTACGGACAATTTTTACTTCATTTAGCAGGGTCTCCCCAATGATTTTCTTCTTTGATAGCAAGGTCTTTGGAATTCTCACAATAATTATGTCGCCAATTTGATCAAAAGCTGAGATTAAATCCTCACTTTCTTTTTCAGAAAGCACACTCGCAAGTGATTTTTTAAGCATTCGAGTCAATGCTTGTAATAGAAATTACCTGATGATTTTTGATCCTTGTCTAATCTACTCTCTAGTTTGTTCACACGAGGTCTGAGGCTTCTTTCGTCTCTTCTAAATGACATATCGAGGGATTTTAGAAATCTGTTCATTGCTTCAGCCTTTCGCATTGGAGTAGTAGCTGTTCCTGAAACTCCTGACTCTCCTTCAAAAATTACTATGGAATCTGAAATTAAATCCATTAGCTGTAAATCATGATCAATAATTATTGCTGATTTTCCAAACGAACGTACAAATTTTTGAATAAACTTTGCAATTGCAATTCTATCTTCAACATCTAAAAATGCTGATGGTTCATCTAACGCATACAAATCTACTTTTTGTAATAAACACGATGCAACTGCAACTTTTTGCAATTCTCCTCCAGAAAGATTTTTGATTGATTTATTGTATAGTTTTTTAATTTTAAGCGGTTCGAGTATTTGCTCTTCCTCCATACTCCCTTCTACAGAATTACCATTCGCTTTATCTAATACTGATATTACTTCTACATCAAT
It encodes:
- the rimI gene encoding ribosomal protein S18-alanine N-acetyltransferase, with amino-acid sequence MQVILRQLGDCNIRRAEPSDLISVMEINLKTLPEHYSDYFYESLLAELPEAFIVAEIGGKHVGYIMCKTEYGFSNFKKLGFVKKGHVVSIAVLNEYRKRGIGNALVEESVNGVKLRKCDEFYLEVRCSNNEAVRLYEKLGFVIRQQLNAYYRDGEDAYLMAIELN
- a CDS encoding transcriptional regulator, which codes for MDKRKGMGVTIFVLCIGGFFLYAYLLMLSEWSPIVLQLSVLMIAGGILGVIAWIGYVMATTKPSPASITSED
- a CDS encoding class I SAM-dependent methyltransferase family protein; the protein is MLKKSLASVLSEKESEDLISAFDQIGDIIIVRIPKTLLSKKKIIGETLLNEVKIVRSVYYQASDVEGDFRTRNLEIIAGEDNTETEYKEFGCKFIVDVEKAFFSPRLSTERDRIANLIQEGETVTNMFAGVGMFSIIAAKKKKCTVYSLDINPVASKLCEKNIGLNKLVGKIISINGDASNIIKEQLENKSDRTLMLLPERSDEFLKSAINATKSEGIIHYYSHIHADKKSDAGKLSEEHYLKVSPVKSEILNSKIVRAVGPRYYQTVVDVKIFK